One segment of Panicum virgatum strain AP13 chromosome 3K, P.virgatum_v5, whole genome shotgun sequence DNA contains the following:
- the LOC120698970 gene encoding peroxisomal fatty acid beta-oxidation multifunctional protein MFP2-like isoform X2 has protein sequence MAKGTTAMEVRADGVAVITISNPPVNALSFDVIACLQRNYAEALSRSDVKAIVLTGAKGRFCGGFDITAFGKKPKNEKPGSMSIDFLSDIVEDARKPSVAAIDGIALGGGLELAMVCHARISTPSAQLGLPELQLGIIPGLGGTQRLPRLVGLQKALEMLTSKAIKGRDAHEVGLVDAITSANELVNTACSWALEIVENRRPWFKCLYRTDRLPDLVEVKDVLKFARVQAKKKAPNVQHPIVCIDVIEEGIVCGPRVGLMKEALSAKVVEQSETSKCLRHFFFAQRATSKIPNITNIGLTPRKIKKAAIVGGGLMGSGIATVLILNNFKVILKEINEQFLSAGINRVKGNLQSFVRKGQLTKEDCEKKFSLLSGVLDYEQFRDADLVIEAVIEDILLKQQIFSDLEKYCHHNCILATNTSTIDLNLIGQKTGSQDRIVGAHFFSPAHVMPLLEIVRTHQTSLQAIVDLLDVAKKIQKTPIVAGNCTGFAVNRMFFPYGQAASFLVDYGLDVYHIDNVITQFGMPMGPFRLADLVGFGVATATRKQYFQSYPERCYKSMLLLQILLEDNRTGESSRKGFYIYDDKRKASQDPDLIKYIEKARNMGGVTQGPKLMKLSDSDIVEIILFPVVNEACRVLDEGISLKASDLDVASIMGMGFPSYRGGVMFWADSLSAKYVYDRLEAWSKDYGQFFKPCEYLAARARQGASLAAKVDGAKSRLYGFTVHLPCLVY, from the exons ATGGCCAAGGGCACCACCGCCATGGAGGTGCGCGCCGACGGCGTCGCCGTCATCACCATCTCCAACCCGCCCGTCAACGCCCTCTCTTTCGACG TCATAGCCTGTCTGCAGAGGAACTATGCGGAGGCTCTAAGCAGGAGCGATGTCAAGGCAATTGTCCTCACTG GTGCCAAGGGGAGGTTTTGCGGTGGATTTGATATAACTGCATTTGGAAAGAAACCAA AAAACGAGAAGCCCGGATCCATGTCAATTGATTTTTTGAGTGACATAGTGGAAG ATGCTCGCAAACCATCAGTGGCTGCTATAGATGGCATTGCTCTGGGTGGAGGATTGGAGCTTGCAATG GTCTGCCATGCTCGTATTTCGACACCATCCGCTCAACTAGGATTACCTGAACTTCAACTTGGAATCATTCCTGGATTGGGAG GAACCCAACGGCTCCCCCGCCTTGTTGGCCTGCAAAAAGCCCTTGAGATGTTG ACGTCAAAGGCTATAAAAGGAAGGGACGCGCATGAAGTTGGTCTAGTTGATGCCATAACTTCAGCTAATGAATTGGTCAACACTGCCTGTTCCTGGGCTCTGGAAATCGTTGAAAACAGGAGACCATGGTTCAAGTGTCTCTACAGAACTGATAGACTTCCAGATCTTGTGGAAGTGAAGGATGTCCTTAAATTTGCAAGAGTTCAAGCTAAAAAGAAGGCTCCTAATGTTCAACATCCCATAGTTTGCATTGATGTTATTGAAGAGGGAATAGTCTGTGGGCCTCGTGTTGGCCTCATGAAG GAAGCGCTCTCCGCAAAAGTGGTTGAGCAGTCTGAAACAAGCAAATGCTTAAGACACTTTTTTTTCGCTCAGCGTGCTACTTCAAAG ATTCCAAATATTACCAACATAGGTTTGACACCACGGAAAATTAAAAAGGCAGCTATTGTCGGGGGTGGTCTAATGGGATCTGGAATTGCAACTGTGTTGATATTGAACAACTTCAAGGTTATCTTGAAAGAAATAAATGAACAATTCTTATCTGCGGGCATTAACAGAGTTAAag GCAATCTGCAGAGTTTTGTTAGAAAGGGACAGCTTACCAAAGAGGACTGTGAAAAGAAATTTTCTCTACTATCTGGTGTTCTCGACTATGAACAGTTCAGAGATGCAGATTTAGTCATTGAG GCAGTTATTGAGGATATATTGCTGAAGCAGCAAATATTTTCTGACCTTGAGAAGTACTGCCATCATAATTGCATACTTGCGACAAATACTTCAACGATTGACCTGAACTTAATTGGCCAGAAGACAGGTTCTCAGGATCGCATTGTTGGCGCGCACTTCTTTAG TCCAGCTCATGTCATGCCACTGTTGGAAATAGTTCGTACCCATCAGACTTCCTTACAAGCTATTGTGGATTTGCTTGATGTGGCAAAGAAGATACAGAAAACACCAATAGTTGCTGGCAACTGCACGGGTTTCGCCGTCAATCGGATGTTCTTTCCTTACGGTCAGGCGGCTTCTTTTCTTGTTGACTATGGTCTAGATGTGTATCACATAGATAATGTGATCACACAATTTGGAATGCCAATGGGGCCCTTCCG ATTAGCTGATCTTGTTGGCTTTGGAGTTGCTACTGCCACAAGAAAGCAATATTTTCAAAGTTATCCTGAACGATGCTACAAATCAATGTTGTTGCTTCAGATTCTGCTTGAAGATAACAGGACAG GTGAATCTTCTCGTAAGGGCTTCTATATTTATGACGATAAGCGAAAAGCCTCTCAAGATCCTGATTTGATAAAGTATATTGAGAAAGCAAGGAACATGGGAGGTGTTACGCAAGGTCCTAAG CTGATGAAATTATCAGATAGTGACATCGTGGAGATAATCTTGTTTCCCGTGGTGAATGAAGCCTGCCGAGTGCTTGATGAGGGGATTTCTCTGAAAGCATCTGACCTTGATGTAGCTTCAATTATGGGGATGGGCTTCCCTTCTTACAG GGGTGGAGTAATGTTTTGGGCTGACTCACTCAGCGCAAAATACGTGTACGACAGACTGGAGGCATGGTCAAAGGATTATGGGCAGTTCTTTAAACCCTGTGAATATCTAGCTGCTAGAGCTCGTCAGGGTGCATCTCTG GCTGCCAAGGTTGATGGTGCTAAATCGCGGCTCTATGGTTTCACTGTTCATTTGCCTTGTCTCGTTTATTAG
- the LOC120698970 gene encoding peroxisomal fatty acid beta-oxidation multifunctional protein MFP2-like isoform X1, with amino-acid sequence MAKGTTAMEVRADGVAVITISNPPVNALSFDVIACLQRNYAEALSRSDVKAIVLTGAKGRFCGGFDITAFGKKPKNEKPGSMSIDFLSDIVEDARKPSVAAIDGIALGGGLELAMVCHARISTPSAQLGLPELQLGIIPGLGGTQRLPRLVGLQKALEMLLTSKAIKGRDAHEVGLVDAITSANELVNTACSWALEIVENRRPWFKCLYRTDRLPDLVEVKDVLKFARVQAKKKAPNVQHPIVCIDVIEEGIVCGPRVGLMKEALSAKVVEQSETSKCLRHFFFAQRATSKIPNITNIGLTPRKIKKAAIVGGGLMGSGIATVLILNNFKVILKEINEQFLSAGINRVKGNLQSFVRKGQLTKEDCEKKFSLLSGVLDYEQFRDADLVIEAVIEDILLKQQIFSDLEKYCHHNCILATNTSTIDLNLIGQKTGSQDRIVGAHFFSPAHVMPLLEIVRTHQTSLQAIVDLLDVAKKIQKTPIVAGNCTGFAVNRMFFPYGQAASFLVDYGLDVYHIDNVITQFGMPMGPFRLADLVGFGVATATRKQYFQSYPERCYKSMLLLQILLEDNRTGESSRKGFYIYDDKRKASQDPDLIKYIEKARNMGGVTQGPKLMKLSDSDIVEIILFPVVNEACRVLDEGISLKASDLDVASIMGMGFPSYRGGVMFWADSLSAKYVYDRLEAWSKDYGQFFKPCEYLAARARQGASLAAKVDGAKSRLYGFTVHLPCLVY; translated from the exons ATGGCCAAGGGCACCACCGCCATGGAGGTGCGCGCCGACGGCGTCGCCGTCATCACCATCTCCAACCCGCCCGTCAACGCCCTCTCTTTCGACG TCATAGCCTGTCTGCAGAGGAACTATGCGGAGGCTCTAAGCAGGAGCGATGTCAAGGCAATTGTCCTCACTG GTGCCAAGGGGAGGTTTTGCGGTGGATTTGATATAACTGCATTTGGAAAGAAACCAA AAAACGAGAAGCCCGGATCCATGTCAATTGATTTTTTGAGTGACATAGTGGAAG ATGCTCGCAAACCATCAGTGGCTGCTATAGATGGCATTGCTCTGGGTGGAGGATTGGAGCTTGCAATG GTCTGCCATGCTCGTATTTCGACACCATCCGCTCAACTAGGATTACCTGAACTTCAACTTGGAATCATTCCTGGATTGGGAG GAACCCAACGGCTCCCCCGCCTTGTTGGCCTGCAAAAAGCCCTTGAGATGTTGTTG ACGTCAAAGGCTATAAAAGGAAGGGACGCGCATGAAGTTGGTCTAGTTGATGCCATAACTTCAGCTAATGAATTGGTCAACACTGCCTGTTCCTGGGCTCTGGAAATCGTTGAAAACAGGAGACCATGGTTCAAGTGTCTCTACAGAACTGATAGACTTCCAGATCTTGTGGAAGTGAAGGATGTCCTTAAATTTGCAAGAGTTCAAGCTAAAAAGAAGGCTCCTAATGTTCAACATCCCATAGTTTGCATTGATGTTATTGAAGAGGGAATAGTCTGTGGGCCTCGTGTTGGCCTCATGAAG GAAGCGCTCTCCGCAAAAGTGGTTGAGCAGTCTGAAACAAGCAAATGCTTAAGACACTTTTTTTTCGCTCAGCGTGCTACTTCAAAG ATTCCAAATATTACCAACATAGGTTTGACACCACGGAAAATTAAAAAGGCAGCTATTGTCGGGGGTGGTCTAATGGGATCTGGAATTGCAACTGTGTTGATATTGAACAACTTCAAGGTTATCTTGAAAGAAATAAATGAACAATTCTTATCTGCGGGCATTAACAGAGTTAAag GCAATCTGCAGAGTTTTGTTAGAAAGGGACAGCTTACCAAAGAGGACTGTGAAAAGAAATTTTCTCTACTATCTGGTGTTCTCGACTATGAACAGTTCAGAGATGCAGATTTAGTCATTGAG GCAGTTATTGAGGATATATTGCTGAAGCAGCAAATATTTTCTGACCTTGAGAAGTACTGCCATCATAATTGCATACTTGCGACAAATACTTCAACGATTGACCTGAACTTAATTGGCCAGAAGACAGGTTCTCAGGATCGCATTGTTGGCGCGCACTTCTTTAG TCCAGCTCATGTCATGCCACTGTTGGAAATAGTTCGTACCCATCAGACTTCCTTACAAGCTATTGTGGATTTGCTTGATGTGGCAAAGAAGATACAGAAAACACCAATAGTTGCTGGCAACTGCACGGGTTTCGCCGTCAATCGGATGTTCTTTCCTTACGGTCAGGCGGCTTCTTTTCTTGTTGACTATGGTCTAGATGTGTATCACATAGATAATGTGATCACACAATTTGGAATGCCAATGGGGCCCTTCCG ATTAGCTGATCTTGTTGGCTTTGGAGTTGCTACTGCCACAAGAAAGCAATATTTTCAAAGTTATCCTGAACGATGCTACAAATCAATGTTGTTGCTTCAGATTCTGCTTGAAGATAACAGGACAG GTGAATCTTCTCGTAAGGGCTTCTATATTTATGACGATAAGCGAAAAGCCTCTCAAGATCCTGATTTGATAAAGTATATTGAGAAAGCAAGGAACATGGGAGGTGTTACGCAAGGTCCTAAG CTGATGAAATTATCAGATAGTGACATCGTGGAGATAATCTTGTTTCCCGTGGTGAATGAAGCCTGCCGAGTGCTTGATGAGGGGATTTCTCTGAAAGCATCTGACCTTGATGTAGCTTCAATTATGGGGATGGGCTTCCCTTCTTACAG GGGTGGAGTAATGTTTTGGGCTGACTCACTCAGCGCAAAATACGTGTACGACAGACTGGAGGCATGGTCAAAGGATTATGGGCAGTTCTTTAAACCCTGTGAATATCTAGCTGCTAGAGCTCGTCAGGGTGCATCTCTG GCTGCCAAGGTTGATGGTGCTAAATCGCGGCTCTATGGTTTCACTGTTCATTTGCCTTGTCTCGTTTATTAG
- the LOC120698970 gene encoding glyoxysomal fatty acid beta-oxidation multifunctional protein MFP-a-like isoform X3, with product MSIDFLSDIVEDARKPSVAAIDGIALGGGLELAMVCHARISTPSAQLGLPELQLGIIPGLGGTQRLPRLVGLQKALEMLLTSKAIKGRDAHEVGLVDAITSANELVNTACSWALEIVENRRPWFKCLYRTDRLPDLVEVKDVLKFARVQAKKKAPNVQHPIVCIDVIEEGIVCGPRVGLMKEALSAKVVEQSETSKCLRHFFFAQRATSKIPNITNIGLTPRKIKKAAIVGGGLMGSGIATVLILNNFKVILKEINEQFLSAGINRVKGNLQSFVRKGQLTKEDCEKKFSLLSGVLDYEQFRDADLVIEAVIEDILLKQQIFSDLEKYCHHNCILATNTSTIDLNLIGQKTGSQDRIVGAHFFSPAHVMPLLEIVRTHQTSLQAIVDLLDVAKKIQKTPIVAGNCTGFAVNRMFFPYGQAASFLVDYGLDVYHIDNVITQFGMPMGPFRLADLVGFGVATATRKQYFQSYPERCYKSMLLLQILLEDNRTGESSRKGFYIYDDKRKASQDPDLIKYIEKARNMGGVTQGPKLMKLSDSDIVEIILFPVVNEACRVLDEGISLKASDLDVASIMGMGFPSYRGGVMFWADSLSAKYVYDRLEAWSKDYGQFFKPCEYLAARARQGASLAAKVDGAKSRLYGFTVHLPCLVY from the exons ATGTCAATTGATTTTTTGAGTGACATAGTGGAAG ATGCTCGCAAACCATCAGTGGCTGCTATAGATGGCATTGCTCTGGGTGGAGGATTGGAGCTTGCAATG GTCTGCCATGCTCGTATTTCGACACCATCCGCTCAACTAGGATTACCTGAACTTCAACTTGGAATCATTCCTGGATTGGGAG GAACCCAACGGCTCCCCCGCCTTGTTGGCCTGCAAAAAGCCCTTGAGATGTTGTTG ACGTCAAAGGCTATAAAAGGAAGGGACGCGCATGAAGTTGGTCTAGTTGATGCCATAACTTCAGCTAATGAATTGGTCAACACTGCCTGTTCCTGGGCTCTGGAAATCGTTGAAAACAGGAGACCATGGTTCAAGTGTCTCTACAGAACTGATAGACTTCCAGATCTTGTGGAAGTGAAGGATGTCCTTAAATTTGCAAGAGTTCAAGCTAAAAAGAAGGCTCCTAATGTTCAACATCCCATAGTTTGCATTGATGTTATTGAAGAGGGAATAGTCTGTGGGCCTCGTGTTGGCCTCATGAAG GAAGCGCTCTCCGCAAAAGTGGTTGAGCAGTCTGAAACAAGCAAATGCTTAAGACACTTTTTTTTCGCTCAGCGTGCTACTTCAAAG ATTCCAAATATTACCAACATAGGTTTGACACCACGGAAAATTAAAAAGGCAGCTATTGTCGGGGGTGGTCTAATGGGATCTGGAATTGCAACTGTGTTGATATTGAACAACTTCAAGGTTATCTTGAAAGAAATAAATGAACAATTCTTATCTGCGGGCATTAACAGAGTTAAag GCAATCTGCAGAGTTTTGTTAGAAAGGGACAGCTTACCAAAGAGGACTGTGAAAAGAAATTTTCTCTACTATCTGGTGTTCTCGACTATGAACAGTTCAGAGATGCAGATTTAGTCATTGAG GCAGTTATTGAGGATATATTGCTGAAGCAGCAAATATTTTCTGACCTTGAGAAGTACTGCCATCATAATTGCATACTTGCGACAAATACTTCAACGATTGACCTGAACTTAATTGGCCAGAAGACAGGTTCTCAGGATCGCATTGTTGGCGCGCACTTCTTTAG TCCAGCTCATGTCATGCCACTGTTGGAAATAGTTCGTACCCATCAGACTTCCTTACAAGCTATTGTGGATTTGCTTGATGTGGCAAAGAAGATACAGAAAACACCAATAGTTGCTGGCAACTGCACGGGTTTCGCCGTCAATCGGATGTTCTTTCCTTACGGTCAGGCGGCTTCTTTTCTTGTTGACTATGGTCTAGATGTGTATCACATAGATAATGTGATCACACAATTTGGAATGCCAATGGGGCCCTTCCG ATTAGCTGATCTTGTTGGCTTTGGAGTTGCTACTGCCACAAGAAAGCAATATTTTCAAAGTTATCCTGAACGATGCTACAAATCAATGTTGTTGCTTCAGATTCTGCTTGAAGATAACAGGACAG GTGAATCTTCTCGTAAGGGCTTCTATATTTATGACGATAAGCGAAAAGCCTCTCAAGATCCTGATTTGATAAAGTATATTGAGAAAGCAAGGAACATGGGAGGTGTTACGCAAGGTCCTAAG CTGATGAAATTATCAGATAGTGACATCGTGGAGATAATCTTGTTTCCCGTGGTGAATGAAGCCTGCCGAGTGCTTGATGAGGGGATTTCTCTGAAAGCATCTGACCTTGATGTAGCTTCAATTATGGGGATGGGCTTCCCTTCTTACAG GGGTGGAGTAATGTTTTGGGCTGACTCACTCAGCGCAAAATACGTGTACGACAGACTGGAGGCATGGTCAAAGGATTATGGGCAGTTCTTTAAACCCTGTGAATATCTAGCTGCTAGAGCTCGTCAGGGTGCATCTCTG GCTGCCAAGGTTGATGGTGCTAAATCGCGGCTCTATGGTTTCACTGTTCATTTGCCTTGTCTCGTTTATTAG
- the LOC120700833 gene encoding Werner Syndrome-like exonuclease, which yields MVICDVAVAARFLKEIRGTPPQRRMIVGLDTEWNTLDGGGFMTALLQLCVRTHVLVFQVLYATGGDLPEVFKSFLTEEDHIFAGAHIENDVKRLLDDFGVTISNPTDLQIVVPQAASRFEHLGSPHPEYRFRRSSLEKIASEVLCLPRVRKPDADHRRWHVRDLDYLQVKYAAVDAYLSYKAANQLEVRDGYRFK from the coding sequence ATGGTGATATGTgatgtggcggtggcggcgagatTTCTTAAAGAAATCCGAGGTACCCCACCACAACGTCGCATGATTGTTGGATTGGACACCGAGTGGAATACGCTCGATGGCGGCGGCTTCATGACGGCTCTCCTGCAGTTGTGTGTCAGAACTCATGTGCTTGTCTTTCAGGTCCTCTATGCCACCGGCGGTGACCTCCCCGAAGTCTTCAAGAGCTTCCTGACAGAGGAGGACCACATCTTTGCCGGTGCACACATCGAGAATGACGTGAAGCGGCTATTGGATGACTTCGGCGTCACAATAAGCAATCCGACTGACCTCCAGATTGTAGTCCCCCAAGCTGCTTCCAGATTCGAGCACCTCGGCAGTCCACATCCCGAATACAGATTTCGTCGATCGTCCCTCGAGAAGATCGCATCAGAGGTGTTGTGCCTACCTCGTGTCCGCAAGCCGGACGCCGACCATAGAAGGTGGCACGTACGGGATTTGGACTACTTGCAGGTGAAGTACGCCGCCGTAGACGCGTACCTATCCTACAAGGCCGCGAATCAACTGGAGGTCAGGGATGGCTATAGATTTAAGTAG